TTGCTGTCGCTCATGGCGATCACCTTGCCGCCGAGCTGATGGACCTTCTCCAACGTGTAGATCGCGACGTTGCCGGAGCCGGAGACGACCACCTTCTTCCCCTTGAAGCCGTTCTTCTTCGCCTTCAGCATCTCCTCGACGAAGTAGGTGCAGCCGTAGCCGGTCGCCTCGGTGCGCACCTGGGAACCGCCCCAGACCAGCCCCTTCCCGGTGAGAACGCCCGCCTCGAACTTGCTCGTCAGGCGCTTGTACTGCCCGAACAGGTAGCCGATCTCGCGGCCGCCCACCCCGATGTCGCCCGCGGGGACGTCCGTGTGCTCGCCGATGAGCCGCCACAGTTCCGTCATGAAGCTCTGGCAGAACCGCATCACTTCATAGTCCGACTTCCCCTTCGGGTCGAAGTCCGACCCGCCCTTGGCGCCGCCGATCGGCAGCCCGGTCAGGGAGTTCTTGAAGATCTGCTCGAACCCGAGGAACTTGATGATCCCGAGGTAGACCGAGGGGTGGAAGCGCAGCCCTCCCTTGTACGGCCCGAGGGCGCTGTTGAACTGCACCCGGAAGCCCCGGTTGATCTGCACCTGCCCGCGGTCGTCCTGCCAGGGAACCCGGAAGATCGTCTGCCGCTCCGGTTCGCAGATCCGCTCGATGATCTTCGCCTCGGCGAAGTCGGGGTACTTCACCAGGACCGGCCCGAGGCATTCGAGAACCTCCTTGACCGACTGGTGGAACTCGACCTCGCCCGGGTTCCGCTTCACCACCTCCTGATAGATCGCCTCCACACGTTCGACCATCGCCATCGCTCTTCTCCTTTTCGCCTCGTTGACAAATTGCGCCGGGAGCCCCGCCGCGTCCTCCAATGTAAACGGTCCGGCGGGAGGGTCAAGCGAAGTTGGCTGAATCGGGTATAATCGGGCATATGCACCCGGGTACGGAGAAACGTCGTTGAAGAACCGGTTCGACGGCCGGTTGCGGGGGATCCCGGCGGGGGCGCTCCATGGACTGCTCCGCCGCCTGTCGGCGATCGAGTCGTTTCGCGGACGGTGGGAAAGCGCCCCGAAGCCCGGGACCCGCATCCTCCGGCGCGTCCGGGACTCCGTCGCCTCCCGGTCCGCGGCGGCTTCCTGCCGGATCGCGAGGGAAAGGCGGCCGGGGGCGGAACCCGGCTACGCCGACGCGCTGCGCGCCGTCTTCGACGGATACGCTTCGATGCCTCCGACGGAAGACCGTCTCCTCGCCCTGCACGCGGCCGTGTTCCGGCAACTCCCCGAGGAACGGGCCCGGGCGGGCAGGTACAAGTCGGCCGGACTGCACGAACGGGGCGATCGGGACTTCCTGTCGGAGCCGGTCGCCCTCCGCTCCCCCGGCCCGCTCCTGATCCCCGCCCAGATGGAGACCCTCTCCGCGTGGCTCCCCTCGAGGCTCGATGGCGGAGAGTTCCACCCCCTGCTCGTCGTCGCGGCGTATCTCCTCGAGTTCCTCGCCATCCGCCCCTTCGCGGACGGAAACGGGCGGGTCGGCCGCCTCCTCACGAACCTCCTGATCCTCCGGTGCGGCCACGCGTACCTGCCGTACGGCTCCCTCGACGCGGCGATCCACGCCCGCCGGGACGAGCATCATCTCGCGCTCCGCCGAAGCCAGGCGAGCCGGAACCTGCCGCGTCCCGACATCTCGCCGTGGCTGTTCGCCTTTCTCGACACCCTGTCGTTCCAGCAGTCGGAGGCGAACGAGGTCATCGCGCGGCTCCCGGGCGAGCACGCGCTGTCGGCGAACCAGGCCGCCGTGATGGACCTCGCCGCGAAGGAGGGGGAAGTGACGAACCGCGGGGTGGCGTCGGCGCTCGGCCTCCCCCGCGAAACGGCGAAGCAGACGCTCAACCGCCTCGTATCGCTCGGCGCGCTGCGACGCCTTGGCGCCGGCCGGGCGACCCGCTACCGCCCCCGAGAGGGAGAACCGTAGCGTTGCGTTTCATACGGCTGCGCCGAAGGTTACGATTCTTTCCCGGGGGATGCGAGGTAGCAGACGACGCGCTGGCGGAAGGAGTCGGCGTTCAGGTACAGGCGCCGCCCGTCCGCGGGATCCGGGAAATCGATGACCCGGACGACCCCCGCCCACTCCGCATCCTCCGGCAGCAGATCGGCGAGGCGGTTCCGGGCGCCCGCGAGGAACGCCAGGTTCAGGGAATCTCCCCGCCGGGCCGGCTGAACCGCGAGGTACAGCATGTTCGCCTCGACCAGGTCGTTGAAGAAGTGGGTCCCCAGCGATACGTCGGGTGTCACCGGCATCCCCACCCCGATGATCTCGCAGATCGCGGATACCTTGTCGATCTCGGCGAACGAGACCGGAACCCCGAGGGACGGCGTGCTCGTCCCCCAGCGCCCGGGGCCGAACAGCAAGGTGTTCCGCTCCTCCCCTTCCCCGGGTAGGTGGACGATCCTCCCGATGAGACGTCCGACGGAGGGACGGTCCCTTTGGGGAAGCGCGGAGTAGGCGGCCGGGTCGACGAAGATCACCCGGTCGAGCCGGGACAGGGAGCTTTGCCCGATGACGGGGCCGCGCGAGTCGAGCAGGAGGGCGTTCCGTGGGATCCGCTTCGGCGGATCGACGATGTTCCCCCCCTCCTTCACCTGCAGTGGCCGGCACTGCACGAGGTTGACGAGACAGCGTCCGTCCGGCATGAAGTTCGCCGTGAACTCGGTGTCCACCGGGTAGTCGTAGGCGTCCCGGAGAATGCCGAGCATCTCGCGCATGTACGGGACGAACGGCGTCTCCGACAGGAGCTTCCCGAACGTGAGGACCCATCCTTCGTCGGTCGGACGGGGAGACCCCCCCCCGCCGCGCGGCAGGGCGCTCCGGCGCACGGCGTAGAGGTCGATCGGCAGGTCGGGGGAGACACACGCCACGGCGTCGACCGTCTCCGACGAAAACCGGTTCGTCTTCAGGTTGAGGAGGTCGACCCTCCGCTGGGAGTACGACGTCCCGCCGCCCTCGCGCGCCGATTCGGGGCGGCGCAGCGGATCGTTCAGCGCCACCAGGCGGGTGTAGTCGTCGTCGGACCGGTCGACCGCCCGGGTTCCCAGCCCGAAGACCAGTCGCAACACCCCCGCCTGGGGGTCGATCTGCTCGCTCCACACGTACGGGTTGTACGACAGCCCGACTCCCGCCACCTGCGGGTAGAAAAGGTGGCCGTGAACGGCACCCGACACGCGCTGGACCAGGACCGCCATCTGCTCGTCCCGGTCGATCAGTCCGCGGTGCGCCCGGTACAGGAGGGCCTCGGGGCTCATCGTGCTCGCGTACACGGCCCGGATCGCATCGAGGAACGTGGAGAGGCGCTCCTGCGGCGATCCCTGGTTCGGGCGGAAGACGCTGTCGTACTTCCCCGTGAAGGCGTTGCCGAAGCTGTCCTCGAGGAGGCTGCTCGATCGGACGATGATCGGCGACTGCCCGAAATACTCTAACATCGCCACGAACTGCTCCTCGAGGAAGCCCGGGAAGGCGCCCGACAGGATCCGCTCCTTCGCCACGTCCGCCCCGTCCATGAAGGTGTCGGCGTTGCGCTGGCCGCGCCGCGCCCGCCAGCATCCGTTGCGGACGAGGAACGTGTAGAAGACGTCGGAGCCGATGTAGAACGAGTCGTGCGTCTCCAGCCGGTCCCTCCAGCGAGGGTCCGCCTTGCACAGGATCGCGCGGGCGAGGAGCATCCCGACCGACTTCCCGCCGATCAGGCCCGTGCCGATCATCCGCTTCCGGAGGGCGAGCAGGTCATCGAGGTCGAACCACCGGGAGGCGAGGGCCACGAGCCGCTCGTCGCGGGTGACCATCATCCTGAGGAGCCGGCCGAAGATCTCGGCCGCCTCGCTTTCGGGGCGGACCCCCTTGCGCACCTCGTCGATCGCTTCCCGCGCCTGGAGGAGCTTCCGGTCCCAGATGTCGAGCGTGCGCGAGACGGCGTCCACGCGCCGCTTCGAGAGGTCCTCCAGCACCTCGGAGAGCACCGCGCTCTCGGTGAGGGGGCGGAACGCCTTCCCATCGCGGACGTGGGGGAGATACATCGTCGGGGAGGAACGCCGGTCGACCTTCAGCGGGTGGACGTAGAGGCGCTCCCCGTGGCGGAAGACGTCGATCAGCAGCTGCGTCGTGCCGCGGATCGACGAGACGGCGTCGAACGAATGTCCGTCCCGCAGGAGGGCGAAGTAGGTCACCGTGTCGAGGTCGTACAGGTAGGGGCAGGTGACCATGAAGAAGTTGCCCAGCATCAGGTCGCTGTACCAGTCGGCCGCGAGGTCCGAGAGGCAATCGAAAACGTAGAAGGTCCCCCGCCCCGCCTCCTCGATCACCTTGTGGATCCGGGCGGTGAACGTTTCGAAACCCACTTCGGGGTGAAGGGTGTGGATCTCCGCCCCGATCCCACTGGGGACGAGCTCCGGGTGGCGGGCGAAGCGGAAGTAGACGAGCCGTTTCCCGCGGGCGATCGCGGCGCGGACGAACGGGTCGACGAACGGAACGTAATCCTCGACGGTATCCACCTGCCAGACGATGTTGTCGCCCGGCAGGATCCCCGTGAAGACCCGGTCCAGGCCGGGCAGCCCGGTGCTCAACGTCTCCGATTTCCGACGCGCGGCCAGGGCGTCACCCCCTGTGCGGATCGATCCGTTCCGAAGGTACGTTACCACGGGAAAGAATCGGGCCGCACCGGAGGGAGGGATCCCCGGGACGGCCCGGAAACGACGAGCGAGGCCTTGGCCTTCTACCCTTGCGCTTTCCCTTCCGTGACCTTCCGGTAGTAGTAGCCGTCCACCATCGCCTTCACGAGCCGGGAGTCCTCCGTGAAGACGAGGTAGACGTGCACCGCCGTGAAGGAGAGGAAGACCCACATGATCGTTGTGTGCCAGATGCGCACGTGGACCGCGTCGCCGAAGAACGCGAGCACCGCGGCCAGCGCCACGGGCCAGTAGAGGGCGAACCCGAGGACCGACTGCAGGAAGGAGACGATGAACAGGCCCGCGTACGAGAATTTCTGCAGCGGGTTGTACTTGGCGTAGTCCGGTTTTTTCCCGTCGACGGCGAGGTAATATTTCAGGGTCGGCCCGATCCCCGAGAGGTCCTCCGCGTGCGGCATGGCGATCTTCCGCTTCCCGAGGGCGAAGAAGAAGTAGACGTGAAGGACACCGAGGAAAAGGAAGAAG
Above is a window of Deltaproteobacteria bacterium CG2_30_66_27 DNA encoding:
- a CDS encoding glutamate dehydrogenase; this encodes MAMVERVEAIYQEVVKRNPGEVEFHQSVKEVLECLGPVLVKYPDFAEAKIIERICEPERQTIFRVPWQDDRGQVQINRGFRVQFNSALGPYKGGLRFHPSVYLGIIKFLGFEQIFKNSLTGLPIGGAKGGSDFDPKGKSDYEVMRFCQSFMTELWRLIGEHTDVPAGDIGVGGREIGYLFGQYKRLTSKFEAGVLTGKGLVWGGSQVRTEATGYGCTYFVEEMLKAKKNGFKGKKVVVSGSGNVAIYTLEKVHQLGGKVIAMSDSNGYVVDEKGMNLETIKQMKEVERRRIKDYCDYHRGAKYVPNGNIWDIPCDVAMPSATQNEITGKDAKKLVKNGCIAVGEGSNMPTTPDGVQVFLSAGVLFGPAKAANAGGVATSALEMQQNAARDAWGFEETDAKLHQIMRNIYETCSEAADEFGSPGNFVVGANIAGFIKVARAMIAHGLV
- a CDS encoding pyruvate, phosphate dikinase produces the protein MSTGLPGLDRVFTGILPGDNIVWQVDTVEDYVPFVDPFVRAAIARGKRLVYFRFARHPELVPSGIGAEIHTLHPEVGFETFTARIHKVIEEAGRGTFYVFDCLSDLAADWYSDLMLGNFFMVTCPYLYDLDTVTYFALLRDGHSFDAVSSIRGTTQLLIDVFRHGERLYVHPLKVDRRSSPTMYLPHVRDGKAFRPLTESAVLSEVLEDLSKRRVDAVSRTLDIWDRKLLQAREAIDEVRKGVRPESEAAEIFGRLLRMMVTRDERLVALASRWFDLDDLLALRKRMIGTGLIGGKSVGMLLARAILCKADPRWRDRLETHDSFYIGSDVFYTFLVRNGCWRARRGQRNADTFMDGADVAKERILSGAFPGFLEEQFVAMLEYFGQSPIIVRSSSLLEDSFGNAFTGKYDSVFRPNQGSPQERLSTFLDAIRAVYASTMSPEALLYRAHRGLIDRDEQMAVLVQRVSGAVHGHLFYPQVAGVGLSYNPYVWSEQIDPQAGVLRLVFGLGTRAVDRSDDDYTRLVALNDPLRRPESAREGGGTSYSQRRVDLLNLKTNRFSSETVDAVACVSPDLPIDLYAVRRSALPRGGGGSPRPTDEGWVLTFGKLLSETPFVPYMREMLGILRDAYDYPVDTEFTANFMPDGRCLVNLVQCRPLQVKEGGNIVDPPKRIPRNALLLDSRGPVIGQSSLSRLDRVIFVDPAAYSALPQRDRPSVGRLIGRIVHLPGEGEERNTLLFGPGRWGTSTPSLGVPVSFAEIDKVSAICEIIGVGMPVTPDVSLGTHFFNDLVEANMLYLAVQPARRGDSLNLAFLAGARNRLADLLPEDAEWAGVVRVIDFPDPADGRRLYLNADSFRQRVVCYLASPGKES